The Triticum urartu cultivar G1812 chromosome 6, Tu2.1, whole genome shotgun sequence genome includes the window CGCTTGCTCAGAGTGCAGAACAGTGTGCTCTGGTTCATAGAAGATATCCATGAAAGAGTTAGAAAGACCTGGAACAATTTGGCTGATACAGATAGTAAGATGGTAACTGTGGTAGTAGATATGGATAGGTGTAGCCAGCCACATATATATCTATAAGATTGACAGGTACAAATGGGCTCAATCTGAAAGTCGTGTAAAGAGACCATCCAAAGAAATTAAGAAAACAGCCACGAGAATAAGAAAGAGATCCACCAAAATCCATAACCTAAATTGTTTACGCAGCGCTAAGAGACGATGAACTATTGTACCATCCTAACCAAAAGTTACTTAAGCAAACTTTGCAACCGAAATGAAGTTGTTGTACTGAAACTTTCAACATCTGCACTTCGTCCACAACAGGTTATCCTGCAACAAATGAGAATTCCAATTATTTAATAGAACGATATACAAAATAGAAGAGTTAAAAAGACCTATGTTGCAAAATGAGGAAGATTACCACTGTAAGAATCCCAACTAATtaaaattatactccctccgtcccataatataagaacgtttttgacactatagtgtcaaaaacgttcttatatcatgggacggagggagtaataggGAAGATATGTGTTGTAAAATGAGGAAGATATATATTCTGCCATGTTGGGCCAATACCTGTCAAACAGCTCAAGGCCACTTGTAATTTCACAATGCAACAAAATTATCATAAAGAGATGTTGTAACTGAAAAGGAGTAGCCCATAAAATAGCTACTTTGATTTTGGGTTCATAGGTGACCATAAGACTCTGTTTATTTATCGTTAATAAGATGGCTGGATGCATCAATTGATGCAGAGACTGTAGATTTTACATCTTTTTCCAAAAAATAACACAATAGCTACTTCGAAAATCTTGAACCATTATTTATCATCCCTGACTAAGCCCTGGGCTTGTCAACACGCGTCTTAGAAAGTACCATAAAGGAAGCCATTATAACACCTCACATCCTCAAAGCAAGTGCACCTGTGACTACCAAGAGTAACATCCGATGGGATAAAAGCTCACCAGACGTACATGGTAGATACAACCAATTCGACCGCCTAATTTTTGTTTCCTCCGTCTTCTAGTCCATACTCTGTCAGAACTATCCCAGGTCCACTCCGAAGGGATTTTCAAATATCTTAAACACCTAGCATCGTCATATTCTTGTAATTAGTGTTCTTATAGCGAGTATGTTCATAGGACAGTAGAGACAAACATGTTCGTATTAATTGACTTGTTAATTGACTCTCTATAACCCCTCACGAATTATACACAAATACAATCGACAAAATCTGGAGCGGACCCACAAGTAAGCTAGCTTAGGTTCTTGGCTTAGTGCTGAAGTGCATAGTACTGTGCTACATCACATTACAGGGAGATGATGATACCAGCAGGAGGAAACTGAGTATCCTGAACTGTAACAGAACAGCCCCATGACCGCAAACCGTCGATACATCAAGATCTTTATTTTACCATCTATAAATAAATCTCTGAAGACACAAAAAGTTGAGGGACTGACTGAGGGCGCAGTTAGCTACAACCAAGCTCTGTTATACTACATGAAGAAGAATAAAGCATGTGAGACTGGGTATCTCCATTGCCACTCTGCTCCACATTGGTTAGCCCAAACAGACTCCGGCCGATACTAAATGGCAGGGAGCGGCGAAGGTTTAAGCCACATCTAATCTGATCCACCCAACGATTTACTAAGTTTAATACTGGATTTACTTTTTCCAGTAAAATAGCTTCCTTGCTATGAATTATTGATCCAACAATCATACCGTAATCATCACTCATCATTATTGGTTTCACTCTTGTTTGTAAACTCTGCAGAAATATTAACCACATAATTCTTGCAAGACATAAAATTGCTTGGACTGAAAATCCTGGAACAATATAACTGTTATTTGGCCTCTAAAACTTTCACCACATAAAACAACTACTGTGAGAAGGAACACAGGCACCACAAGTTCAGCAAATTTTCCAGCCTCGACATGATCTCTATTGTATTGTCTCAGCCCATGATCTCTAGTGTATTTACCAACATCATGTCCAGCCACAGTGCATGGAAAGAATCAAACAGCACAGATAACAGCCTAGTGCTCAGTTACCATCTCTAAATAAATCTCTAAACACACAAAAGCTTGAGGGACTGACTAAGGGTACTCAGTTAGCTACAGGGCCGGCCCTGAGGGGGGGCAAacggggcggccgccccgggcccccgAAAGTCAGGGGGCCCCTCACAGGTATGTGTACGTAGGGTACAATACAGGTATATACCTCGAGCGAAGAAAAACTGAACCAAATTAACTCAGCGACGCCTCAGCCTCACGTGCTAGGCCTAGGAAAGAAAAGGAGAGATGACGGGCCTGGCCCATGCTTGCACGTACAGGCAGAGACGTGCATAGGAAAGGAATCGCTCGATTCACGCAGGATTTTCTTTTCTTTCGGATCGTTTGGTCATCTCGTTCCCTGCTCTTTTGCATGTCCCCTGACCTCTGTTCGTCTAATCGTGTTCAAGATCTGAACTCTACCTCCTGACAACCGACGCGATGACCGCGGCAGGTACCTCTCTCGCACGCCTTCTGCCCTCGCCTGTTCTTcttgtttctttctttttctaATCCCGATTTCCGATCGATCGATCGACCTTGTCAATAGGGATCTGTTTTCAGGTGATCAAATCATTGCGCACACATAGCTAAATTAGACTACAGAGAGAAGGTACTATACTATGCCCTAGCAGATTTTGTCATTGTATTAGATTCAAATCTTCTGTAATTAATCTAATATTTTACTTTCAATTTTAGCACCGTCATATCGGGTTCAGGTAGAAAGTATCCATCCGGATGTGATAAAAGAAAAAGTAAGGAGGTACTAGATGAGATGAAAGCATCATTGAGAGAGGATCCTTAATACCAGAAGACAATGTTGACGTCAACATGGATGATATCAATGTGAGCAATCATGCGCCCATATTTAATTCATTCGCGGCAGAATTTGCTAGTGTCGATGAGGAATCAATTATGCCTGTGGATTTATGATCGAAGCAATTTGGGTAATCTTGATAACAAAGCTAGGGATATATTAGTGGGAAAAAGGGCCTAAAAGGGAAGAAGAAAACACTAAATATTCTTTCGATGAAAATTCAAGACATTTTTCCGTATAGTCATTACTAAAGAGAAATATGTAGTGGAGAGGTGCATGATAGGAAATGCTTAATTTTTTCAGAACTCCACAAAAAGTGTTTTGTTTTTGCGTAAACTTTTCAATTTTCGTAAATGCAAGTGTGCATTGGGGCATGATGGGTTTTGTGATTGGAAGCATATTATTGAGAGACACGAAGAACATTAATCTAGCGTTGACCAACCAACATGAACTCTTGGAATGAACCGATAACTAGACTGAGCAAGCATGAAACAAATTGATAAAGAGTTACAACAGCTTGGGAACATTATGCATTGAGAAAAAATGCTTGATGAATTGATAGATACTATCATTAGCGATTTTGCATCTCGGAATGTTAGGAGAATTTTTTGAAAGAATATGTAGCATATTTTTTATATACACTTAATTGTTTTCTTTGATACAATTTATATCTACATATAATGATTCGTAGCTAGACATTTATACTAAGGGCCCCCGAAGGGCCCCCAACTGTAGTTTCGCCCCGGGCCCCTGAAATCTCAGGACCGGCTCTGGTTAGCTACAACCAATCTCAAGAAGAACGGGAAGGGAGAACAACAAGGCTGTTTTTGAGGGTGGTCGAGGCATCACATACCTCTGGTGTAGCCACCGTTGGCGATATTGGTTGGCTCGACAAACGTTCTTCTACCTCTGGTGAACTCGGTGCTTCTTCCTCCAGCGAACTCAAAGGCGACATGATGCTTCTCTAGACCAAGAATTCTGGGATTTGATGTTTTTTCTGATGGAGATTCCGGCCAAGAACACTTCCTTCTTATAGCAGCGAACTCCAATCCGGGTCGGGACTCAATTGATTTATCTGTTGGAGAAGGACACGGGAGTAGGATGTGCGTCAGAGATTCAAATCGAACATGGGAGCAGGATGTCCGTCAGAGATTCTGAAGCCTACTACGGTGCAGGCCAGAGACGACTGGCAGTGGCAGACAACTCATAGTGGGCGTGCTCGCGGCCGGCGTTGGTGCATAGCGTACTCACCCTTCCTCCTCCGGGCATGCTCTCTCTTCACCAGCAGTGCGAGTGCTGAAGCCCAATCCACTCCGTTGTCGCCTCTGCTCCTACCTGATGCAAACACCTCCGCATCCATGGTCGATTTTCTCTCGTCGTCCTATCCTCCGGCCGCCCCTTGAATATCCGACGCCCGTGCCTCCTTGCCTTCCCGTCGTCGTCTGCTCTGGCCGCCACTTCGCTAGCCGACGCGGTGCCTCATTGCCTTGGCCGCCTTTGCCTCCTCATGTTGGCCGACAACCAATGCCGCTGCTCCACCTCGACATGCGCCAGAAGCCGTGTTTGCCGCACACGCCCCAACGAGCGTCGCCCATCCTCCCGCGAGAGGCACGACGGCCGGACAAGCACCACCACGACCCCACCTCGCCGCGCCGTCTCCGCTGCATTCGCCCCGACGAACATCCTACATAGTCCCGGCGAGCGTCCTCCATCCTCCCTTGCGAGGCACGGCGGCCGCCGGCACACGACGGAATGGACGAAGCCATCGGCGCATGACATAATGGATAAGACGAAGGGGAGGATTGCTGACTGAATTCAAATGACTATAGGGTCTTTTTTGTAAAATCGAAACATTTTTCCAGCGCCACTAAAACAGAGACCTTTTTGCAAAACTGCCACGACCAGACACAATACATGGTTTATCTCAGCCGTCAATTGTTATAGTTGACATAAAATCAACGAATATTAAAGGGTGACGTATGAAGAACTATGAAAGCCTTCTGTCTTTTAATATTAGGTAAAGATTTAAATTTAattttacattgattatgacctcacctagtaTTTTACACTTTCACATTGGTCTTCtttttataattgtaccactaactttctctcatgcatgcatgcacacacactatcagtcggcattatccatcgcacacatgcaatatttttcttcaggtcggtctcccatgaaggcacacacacaccgtcctctccatcatatcgggcattctttatctctcatgTGCATgtgcaacgatcgatgttcctctatgtgtgtgtatatagctaggcctttcatagttttccacataaaCCAATCAATCTATATacctagtgaggtctcaccctctttcccacatccacatcgatcaatctatacctctttataggattacatatatagctaatacacccacattaattatatatccaacgcccCCTCTCAACATCCATGCCTTCTGCTTCATCTCTCAGACACgcgcacaatggcgaagacaggggcagcaagggcccCCCCCCAACATCAcaatatatcgaggctaatatgaatgtgatcgttagacaattgctggtaaaatggtttaagttgatgaattggccctcctcgtaaaggattagcaatgcatggccccctagctcatgggacatttttcatggctccgccactgcgcaacagcgcacgttctcgccccctctctctaaatatcgatctcgcagttgtgcactctttcatagtctccctccactcggcccctcgcaccatcttctagccccacaccggattttgccacatgtacaatctagcagactcgatggttgaacttaagcataatgcacaaataTCAAAATAATAGTGATTCTCCTTTGTTCTGGAATCTTCCGATtaataactgcccaaactttttttctagttgaattgccattatttgtttttactttatgctttacaacacacaattccatgaatcataaaatagattaagggcttgtttgattcaaaggattctcaaaggaattttggaggattctaatccttaggaatttttttTATCTTGGTTGTTTCATTCGTAGTAAACCATAgaaatttttccatatgattcatttgcactagatttcataggaaacatcccatccactcaaatctctttgaaagaattctgcgttttttctatgcacaatcaaacactcatacaatcttgtaggattcaagatgacattccactctaatcccatgttcttcctattcccgcgttttggAAATCTACGAATCGAAGAGGCCCTAGGTTTTTCAtaaaaaactaattgattttgaatgagatgaactataagaattaaacgaaggtctacatcaggcatatatgacttagatcttacatgctatagtgcggtattttcataatttggttgcaaaatatgacgcgtgcaatgcatgtgtaccttactagtacttcgagtatgtgcaaaacacaatggcacgctacatagtgtctctcttacagttcatgaagccacgtggcacatgtggaggcgttgtcgcgacacccttgtgtggattgatcacagtgacgtgctgttGGTTctagaagaatgtactcgtcctccctgagccacactggcggtacatgcacgaagagaagatgtgcacacactcattccctcgcacacACACGCAGGTACATGGGCTGACGCAATTTTGTatcaagatccaccccatgtgataatttgacgtgtgtaaagtccttcacttcattgatggtcaattaatacagcgcatgcaaattgagtggacgtgagggcggaagaaagacattactacttCACTGCGCCCATGCGAGTAGTTAAGTCATGGGTTGCTATTAGTACtcccattggtctccttcgtattttgtgctaATTTTTAatagtaacataatatttacgcatttgagcagtgtagtctacttgaaatttatgttccactaaatTTATTGgaagccgtttcgggcctcgaaaccaaaacccaTCAATttatctttaccttgttcccatcacatttgAAAGTACTtacaattaagtgcaagcctgctcacacctactagtatgtaccaaacctgaacgtgttcccactatgcaggtattagtactagtgctagtacttaggttataaaaaagggaactacctaaccgaaaattactctacctttcctcctcataagtgcttcttcttcgtccgtccttGCCATGTCTGGTgcgcagagctctaggtcgagaactactcgtgataggggagcggcaaccaaggctgtggaaaaaaagagagggctcgccgccacgcagagaccttgAAAGATCTCTCATGGGCTGGCGATGGCTCCAAGGAGCGCCCTAGCCgtggaggcgaacatgccgaggtGGTggcgctggagtcgttatccctcgacggcatgcccgatcagctcaataagcacctcaataagcaaaaggagttcatccacggcttggtggagctgctgaaggagagcctcgacgacatgcacGCTGAGCTCAAtaagcagggggagttgaccgccggcttggtgatgctgctcaAGAAGAGCATTTCCTCAGAGAAGAAGGCGACTAGAGAAATCCCGCAACTTcgggaggacaaggcgaagctctgccacgagctcgacctgctgaagaagaagaacgccggctgtaagaagctgcatgagagtagtagttcctcgatgaagatgttgcaggccctcgtcatggaacagaagaaggagttggcgaagctccgcatcgagcacccggctgctgccaaggtacgtaatgcggtcgtggaacagatgatgaaggctcgcgtcgagaaatcccgcgtcatggacagaatgaagaagatggcgaaggagacgcgcaaggagatggtggtcgtggaggcgatgaagaagcagttacgactccgcggcgaattagatcatttgggtgataatcttccttcttctttttctcctgtgtttcttcttttgcttcgggtgtttcgccgcacgtgtcacgttctctgcgaggcatgaatagaacaatgctaacaatgagatgactagcaaattagatcatttttatcgccatatggcactaggctgccgtgtttcgtgctcctccgtcgtactagtactactccagtggaaaacttgagtataccgcatggttctttgctcctcctcaggttatcggcacatttatacgagcagtcaaatcacaaggccccgccttccagcagtaatgagccgtcaaatcacaaaggccctcgcctctcgtgaaaaggaccaagctagactgccccgccctctagccatttaaaaaatgtatacatttgtacattagtagtatcgatggattgtgccatagagcaaaactaacaagatgaaattaaagaaaaaaggtggtacatatagagagtgctcgtcgccaaattatgcatgtactatatgacactacccactatgaaggtaccagtaacatagactagtaactagtctatgttactctccactatgaccagccaaagtcgaggcgcggataccaacgagggcctggttgtgtctatacttggacaactcacccgactgcatgcgcaccagggagacgaagctcgtgtcgtgttggtgacgtgtgcggcccgcacattaaccaaaacctcacgcctccatcttagcctccgcgttttaaacttctcaatctcaaggccaaggagcaacgtgaaacctatgatagagccaatcggatggttgagaacactacaattcatagctacagatgcgtgtgtgagagaggacgagtgcgtgcgtgcacctcttctcatagtacaagtgtatgtgggtggcatcgacctAGGGAGAAGTGATGGTGCGTGTGAGATgtcccgagagataggtgtaatgcgtctgaaaaaagactagtctatagctcgccacgaggctattcctgtcgaacgccaagcgtaagatatgtatctgacggtgccagtttttgcacgtacacagcagtagaaaaagaactattaccatggcatatgctacaccacggCCAATAAAACGTGCCGACGTTacgccatccgggaatagtgTCGCACTTCAAAaatagaaccgtcaataaattttgagcgcATCTCATCACATGCCAAATTACTACTACCATgatatatttaattgcaaacctgttcacatcgatcacaacctaaatggtttcccacttaggagcgtattagtagtactcggttataaatactactatgctaagatgactgcacattcctcctcaactcctcatccacaaaaaacaatcaagtcaatcaagccatagccagcgtgagttctgggtcgagagatttccaccagggagaggtgagcatggaagaggaagcacga containing:
- the LOC125513486 gene encoding uncharacterized protein LOC125513486, with product MDAEVFASGRSRGDNGVDWASALALLVKREHARRRKDKSIESRPGLEFAAIRRKCSWPESPSEKTSNPRILGLEKHHVAFEFAGGRSTEFTRGRRTFVEPTNIANGGYTRGIIDSSSTLANSAANELNMGA